In Alteromonas naphthalenivorans, one DNA window encodes the following:
- a CDS encoding aminotransferase class I/II-fold pyridoxal phosphate-dependent enzyme translates to MLKYATRATTLSPFLAMAYGEKATALSNQGHDVIRLNLGEPDFGAPTPVVEAMKQSLSQADYPYTSALGLPELRSAIAQFYKTQHNVDIPASRIVVTAGASAALLLVSAALVENGDKVILGDPSYPCNRRFLNTFGGEVTLVPTSSKQQFQLTHDDVTHHWDSKTKGVLIASPANPTGTAIAEKELYSIGETCKQNDGFLIVDEIYLNLDLRDSSPSAAKQPAPLNTVLANERLHNNTIVINSFSKYFGMTGWRLGWCVVPEGMTQVMERLAQNLFICPSTLAQQAALACFTPESLAQCEQKKAQLRTRATFVLDAIADMGLSIDATPDGAFYAYINIESTGLTAIEFCDRLLETEYVALTPGDDFGEHNATRYVRLSFATEISRLKEGLTRMKRFVEPYIR, encoded by the coding sequence ATGTTGAAGTACGCTACTCGAGCCACCACCCTATCCCCTTTTTTAGCCATGGCCTATGGTGAGAAAGCCACTGCGCTGAGCAATCAAGGACACGATGTTATTCGGTTAAACTTGGGTGAGCCTGACTTCGGCGCGCCCACGCCGGTTGTTGAGGCCATGAAGCAGTCGTTGTCTCAAGCTGATTACCCGTATACTTCAGCATTAGGCTTGCCTGAACTTAGAAGCGCCATTGCTCAGTTCTATAAAACTCAGCACAACGTTGATATTCCAGCTTCGCGCATTGTAGTTACCGCTGGCGCATCAGCGGCGTTGTTATTGGTGAGTGCAGCGCTCGTTGAGAACGGCGATAAGGTAATACTTGGCGATCCTTCATACCCTTGTAATCGTCGATTTTTAAACACCTTTGGCGGCGAAGTTACGTTAGTGCCGACTTCTAGCAAGCAACAATTTCAGTTAACCCATGACGATGTAACACACCATTGGGATAGTAAAACCAAAGGCGTGCTTATCGCTAGCCCGGCTAACCCAACCGGCACCGCTATTGCAGAAAAGGAACTATATAGTATTGGTGAAACCTGCAAGCAAAATGATGGATTTCTTATTGTTGATGAAATTTATCTCAACTTAGATTTACGCGATAGCTCGCCTTCTGCTGCAAAGCAACCTGCCCCACTCAACACGGTTTTGGCGAATGAGCGCTTGCACAACAATACTATTGTGATTAATAGCTTTTCCAAATACTTCGGTATGACAGGCTGGCGCTTAGGTTGGTGTGTGGTACCCGAAGGTATGACCCAAGTTATGGAGCGATTAGCACAAAACCTATTTATTTGCCCCTCTACCCTAGCCCAGCAAGCTGCGCTAGCGTGCTTTACACCGGAGTCACTTGCCCAATGTGAACAGAAAAAAGCACAATTGCGCACACGTGCTACGTTTGTGCTGGACGCCATTGCAGACATGGGTTTAAGTATTGACGCGACACCAGATGGCGCGTTTTACGCGTATATCAATATTGAATCTACTGGCCTTACCGCCATTGAGTTCTGTGACCGTTTATTAGAAACCGAATATGTGGCATTAACACCCGGTGACGACTTTGGCGAACATAATGCTACTCGTTATGTAAGGTTGTCGTTTGCCACAGAGATAAGCCGTTTAAAAGAAGGCTTAACCCGCATGAAACGATTTGTTGAACCTTATATTCGCTAA